A stretch of the Candidatus Thermoplasmatota archaeon genome encodes the following:
- a CDS encoding ribbon-helix-helix domain-containing protein: MRRTAEGDQTVESERVTIRLPDERIQALQALVDQGKFSTISDAIRAAIDKFVEGEFTPEYIEKITVELPKGNVVNLRQLVQEGDSVSVDDAIRNAVREYIRKRVSKAMEELER; encoded by the coding sequence ATTCGTCGGACGGCAGAAGGTGACCAGACGGTAGAATCAGAACGGGTCACAATCAGGTTGCCAGATGAGAGGATTCAGGCATTACAGGCTCTCGTTGACCAGGGCAAGTTCTCGACGATCTCCGACGCGATCCGCGCGGCGATAGATAAGTTCGTCGAGGGAGAGTTCACGCCCGAGTACATCGAGAAGATCACCGTGGAGTTACCCAAAGGCAATGTCGTCAACCTGAGGCAGCTCGTCCAGGAAGGCGACTCCGTCTCCGTCGACGACGCGATAAGGAACGCGGTGCGCGAATACATACGCAAGCGAGTGTCAAAAGCAATGGAAGAACTGGAAAGGTGA